The following is a genomic window from Parus major isolate Abel chromosome 14, Parus_major1.1, whole genome shotgun sequence.
AGAGAGCCCGTGGCAGACGGGAAGATGGAGGAGGGACCCCAGCCGTGCCCTGATGCCCCCTGCCCGCCCCGTGCTGGTCCGTGCCCCCCGAGCTGGAGCCCAAGGGTCccccctgcacagcccccagctcccGCCCAGTCTCCATCTCCGGGCTGACCCCCCCTCAGGGACGGCGGGGTCCgtctcctctccccacccccacTTTCCAATCCAGGACATTTGGGTTGCCAGCACGGAACGCCGTCTAATCTGCCCTCTAATCCCGCAGCCGGGCGCTGCACGGGGCCCTGAGCCGCGGCCGGGCtccggggctgggggctggggctCCGCACGGGTCGGGGGCTTCCTTCACATCTGCCACCACCTGATAACAAACGGAACGCCTCAACAAAGGTCCCTTTGTGCCCCTCGGCTCGCTCCTGCTGGTCCCCCACACCCAGCACAGACACGGCACGGGGCAGCTCCCGGCCCCGGGGCACCGGGACCTCTGTGACCGGGGCACCACACGGGGCAGCAGGGCCACGCTGTGGGGCCGGTGGGGTGCACCGATCTGTCCCTCCTCCCCGCCTGAGCCAGGCTTTGCGGGAGGAGCTCCAGCCCGGCGTTCCTGAGGCTCCCTCGGGGCTCTTGCCAAGTCGGGTTGGTCTTTGCAGAGCAGAAGAATGTGCAGTGAAATGTCCCCGTTCCTGCCCTGCACACGCCGAGCAAAGCCCGGAAcgggcagagcctggggcacAGGGGGTTTTTAGGATGGGCACTGTGGGCAACAGGCACGTGGAAAGCTGACTGTGGGAACTGGagacagcaccagcagcaggagggctcATCCCACGCAGAGATCCCCACGCATCCCCCCGGCACAGCTGCCTTTCCGATgggaaaagagcagagcagagcccctgCCTGGAGCCGGGAGCAGGGGGGGTCGGGGAGCACACGGGGCCTGGGTGCTGGAATAACAGAGAACAGGGAAGAGATGAAGGCAGAGTTTGGAGGCTGAAGAAGCCACCACTGTGCTCACACCCCTCCCAGCCACCAGGGATTCACAGACTGAAAGCTGACACAGGGTTGGGGAGCGGATGCTGTGGGAGCCGGGCAGGGTCCCGGCAcgtccctctgtccctgctccatcccaggtGCCTTTCCTGGGACACACAGCACGCAGCAGCCACAAGCTGGATCCCgtccaggcagggcagggctgccctCCAGGCCAGCACGAGGCACACGGGTGTCCCCATGAGCTCTGTCACACTCTGCCCTGTGGCTGCCAACGCCTCCAGCTCCATCAGAGCCTGAGCAGGGGCCCAGGAGCTGTCACAGGATAGACCCCAGCCCTCCACTCCAGCCCgagctccctctccctgcacGGGGGGGCAGAACCGTGCCCCCCTCCCAGCAAGCAGCAGTATCtatgaaaatactttattgTGGAGGGGGGAGTGCAGGGGCTCTGTACAGTGCAGACAGCGGCAGCAGTGCTGTCACCAGCAAACACACACCACGGTGGCCCCCAAAGCCCAGCCAGGGGGCAGCGGGAGCCGGGGGCCTGCAGCCCCTACGTGGCCTTGGGCCGGGCGTTGAGGCGGATGATGGCCCGGTAATCCCGCACCAGGTCCCGCAGCTGGTCCAGGTAGGGGTTGATGTTCTCCTCCATCCACTCCTCCACCGTGTCAGGGAAGTAGATCCTCTCCAGCTGGGCACGCAGGTCACGGACAAAGCTCTCCCAGTCCTCATGGAGCctggaggggagagcagggatcCAGCTCCCTCCTGTGAGGGACCCCAGGGCCGAGCCCGGGACCCCTCCCAGGCCCAGGCAGACCCctcccagcccccagcaccACGTACTTCAGCACCTTGCTGCCAAAGCTCTCCATGTTGCGGGGGTTCCCAAACTGGTGCTTCCGATGGTAGGGGCTGAACCAGCCCTTGATGGCACTGCAGAGGCACGAGGGACTTGGGACACGGGGCCaccagggatggggagctgctCATCAGGCAGGTCCCCTCCCATGGAAAAACATGGCCAGAGGCACCAATCCCACTGTTCCCCCCCGCCTGTTACCTCTCCTCCTCCAATGCCTTAAGGATGCTCTCCTTCAGGTGGCCATTAACCTGCTCCACCATGTGGTAGATCTCCACACCGGGGAACGCTCCCCTGCCCTcgctggggaaggggaggggaaggtgaGGGCTCAGCACGTGGGGTGCACTGGGCTGGGTGAACCCCAGCACCCTGGTGGGCCTGGGACCAGGGAATTTGGGTGACCCTCCAGTGCATCCCCTTCTCATGCAACTGTCCCGGCCACGTGCCACACACCAggtgctctgctccagctgcacgCTCTCCAAACCCAGCACATCCAGGACCTTCCTCTTTGCCTCCTCTGTGAAGCCCCCTGGAGGGCGAGGAAAGGGACAGAAGAGCTTGGGACACCTCACCATCACCCTGGCTTCACCACACCCCCAAATGTGAGTGAGGTGaagctcttcctcctctgcctctcagCTCCCGCAGcgccctgcccagcaggacgGGCTCTGGcaggcagtgggagctggggtCAGCCTGGCcatgccagcagggctgggggctcacCGTTCACCAGGGTCTGCAGGCAGATGGCCAGCGAGGGGATGCTGACGGGCAGCAGCTCACAGAGCACCGAGTAGTGATCGTACCTgcgggacagggacagccaccACCTCTGCACCGTGCCAGCACGGCTCTGTGGGCACCGGGAGGGCAGGGGGGGCTCCCAGCACCCCTTACCTCTGCCAGCCGGTGAGCACAACACCCTGCAGGCGCAGCGGGGCCAGCCGTGGCACGGcctgcatcacctgcagccaGCTCAGGTGGTTTTTCAGGTGGTAGCTCAGCGGGGTCCAGGCCTGTGCCGGCCCCGTGGTGCCCTTGAAGGCGCTGGCGAACCAAACCGCCTCGAAGCCGCTCTCCACGTACTTGGTGAGGAACGGCACTGCAGCGGGACAGGTGCGAGCCACCagtgccactgtccccaggaGGCTGTGGGGGGACCAGGGGGGATCCCCCCACCACTCCCAGGAGCCTGGCACGTCACCTTACCGATCTGCTCAGCCTCGAAGTCGGGAGCGTAGAACCACACCACGGGTGAGACGTGTTTCGCTATCCCGGactctgcagggacagcagcgAGGGGATgttggtgccagcagcaggagggagcctCGGGCTGCTGAGGAACGTGGCACAGGAGCCAGCGCTGccgtccctgtcccctcacccCGCAGGGCTCCCACGCTGATCTTCCTCAGCATGTCATCCCACATGAGCACCCGCAGCCCCCAGTACTGCGCCGTGAGGAAGCCCAGAACCTCCTTGATGTGCCTCAGGTACATGGTGCCCACGTCGCCCTTGTTGTGGCTCATCCAGTTCTTGGAGTCCATCCCCTCCCCGAGGTGGAAAACCTGGACTTGGGGGAAGGGAGACgctcagcagccctgggagcacccctggggtccctgcacagcccctgcccacctcGTCTGCGCCGATGTGGATCCAGGTGGAGCGCCGGTGCTTCTCGATCACCTGTGACAGGATGCTCTTGAGCAGGGCCAGGGTGTCGGGGACGTGGGGGTTGAAGCTGTTGGGGAAACGCTCGACCTCCCGCAGGTGCTGGTACTTCTGGTGCTTGAGGATGAACTGCGGGGAGGAACCATCAGGGAGGTGTCCAGGAGGAACCCCTGTGATTTGGGATGGGGAACAGGACTGGGACCCTCTACCTCTACATGGCCAAAGGTCTGCACCAGGGGAACCACCTCCAGCTTGTGTTGTTCCGCCAGCTGCTGGATCCGTTCGATGTCCTCCTcgctgggagggcagggacaggctcaGCGAGGGATGccagggcagagagcagagcatggGGGcacttccccctcctccccctcctctggCACCCTGCCCACATGGCCCTGGTTGCCCCACACATGTGTGCACTTTACTGAGGGGCACAAATATTGACCTGTCAGGGGAGGAAGCTGgtctgcccagcagcacagcctggcactcTGACCGTGGTTATCGTGGGCACAGGGCCAGGTGGGTCAcacccagcccctggcacaccAGGACCTGCGGGGGCTGCAAGCCTCACAGCCAGCTCGGCACGCAGCCCTGTGTGAGCCCTGCTCACCTGTAAGCGTACGGGGACCTGAGGATTTCCAGCTCCCCCTTGAAGGGGAACATGTCCTCGTACTCGATGAGGACGCCGTTGgctcccagctgggacaggagggggAACAcctgcagggtgggcagggtgggctcagcagtggggctggcacAGTCCAGGTGTCGGCAGGAGACCGAGCCCCGTCAGGACATCCCCTCCTTGGCctctcctccctgtccctgggcatCCTCACCTGTTCCAGGTAGGAGACTCTGGGCGCAGCTCCTTTGAGGTCCAGGTGGACCAACCTCATCTCGGTGGCACTGACATCCCTGGGgacctgctgcttttgcttcagGGCTGTTATCTTTGCCGCAGGGACCTCCAGAACCTGGCTCTGGGGGATGATGTCCTGGACGACGTCACCCGTGTCCCCCCAGAAGCCGCTGTCCTTGCTGACGTGCTTGTGAAGCTCCAGGGTAAAGCTGCCGGGagtggagcagggatgggggtgTCCATGGGGTTATGGGGGCAGaagctgcccccagcaccaGGCACCACGCAAGCACAGCCCAGGGGGTGCCACAGACCCCGACCCCGCCGGGGTCCTGCTGTCACCTCACCTGTCACGGAAGAGGAACTTGATGCCGCCCAAGGCAACGAGGAGCAGCACGACGAGCCGCAGCAGGTTCAGCCGGTGACTCCGCTGGAAGGCCATCTCCGGGATCTCTGGGGACACACACGGGCTCTGGTACTCCGTGGCCAGCAGTGGCCAGAGGGACCCCAAGCTGAGCCCACTCAACCCCACGTACCGTGCCCTgcccccctgcccagggcagcgcGGGACCCAGAGAAAGGCGGCATGGGGGCAGCCCCTCTGGCCAGCCTGGTGCCCATCGGGGACGTGCTCGGCACCGTCCCGTGTCCCTCCTACCTCGTGTGCCCCAGCGTGGGGCCAGCGGCAGCTCCGCCTCTGCCTCTGGCCGCTCGAGTGAGGCCGGTGCCGGAGCAAACAGGGCggtggctgcagagcaggtcCCCGCCGGGGATCCCGTGCGGCTGCCGGGTCCCCCCCGAGCCAGGGGCCGTGTCACAGGGCGGCTGGATGGGGTGGCATCACGGGCTGCATCCCTGCGGGCAGGGAAGAG
Proteins encoded in this region:
- the LOC107210945 gene encoding hexosaminidase D-like isoform X1, producing MAFQRSHRLNLLRLVVLLLVALGGIKFLFRDSFTLELHKHVSKDSGFWGDTGDVVQDIIPQSQVLEVPAAKITALKQKQQVPRDVSATEMRLVHLDLKGAAPRVSYLEQVFPLLSQLGANGVLIEYEDMFPFKGELEILRSPYAYSEEDIERIQQLAEQHKLEVVPLVQTFGHVEFILKHQKYQHLREVERFPNSFNPHVPDTLALLKSILSQVIEKHRRSTWIHIGADEVFHLGEGMDSKNWMSHNKGDVGTMYLRHIKEVLGFLTAQYWGLRVLMWDDMLRKISVGALRESGIAKHVSPVVWFYAPDFEAEQIVPFLTKYVESGFEAVWFASAFKGTTGPAQAWTPLSYHLKNHLSWLQVMQAVPRLAPLRLQGVVLTGWQRYDHYSVLCELLPVSIPSLAICLQTLVNGGFTEEAKRKVLDVLGLESVQLEQSTCEGRGAFPGVEIYHMVEQVNGHLKESILKALEEESAIKGWFSPYHRKHQFGNPRNMESFGSKVLKLHEDWESFVRDLRAQLERIYFPDTVEEWMEENINPYLDQLRDLVRDYRAIIRLNARPKAT
- the LOC107210945 gene encoding hexosaminidase D-like isoform X2; its protein translation is MAFQRSHRLNLLRLVVLLLVALGGIKFLFRDSFTLELHKHVSKDSGFWGDTGDVVQDIIPQSQVLEVPAAKITALKQKQQVPRDVSATEMRLVHLDLKGAAPRVSYLEQVFPLLSQLGANGVLIEYEDMFPFKGELEILRSPYAYSEEDIERIQQLAEQHKLEVVPLVQTFGHVEFILKHQKYQHLREVERFPNSFNPHVPDTLALLKSILSQVIEKHRRSTWIHIGADEVFHLGEGMDSKNWMSHNKGDVGTMYLRHIKEVLGFLTAQYWGLRVLMWDDMLRKISVGALRESGIAKHVSPVVWFYAPDFEAEQIVPFLTKYVESGFEAVWFASAFKGTTGPAQAWTPLSYHLKNHLSWLQVMQAVPRLAPLRLQGVVLTGWQRYDHYSVLCELLPVSIPSLAICLQTLVNGGFTEEAKRKVLDVLGLESVQLEQSTCEGRGAFPGVEIYHMVEQVNGHLKESILKALEEESAIKGWFSPYHRKHQFGNPRNMESFGSKAP